One Amycolatopsis sp. NBC_00355 genomic window carries:
- a CDS encoding TetR/AcrR family transcriptional regulator, which translates to MNVKAVRAERASATRESILATAERLFAEHGVQVVSNRHISEAAGQGNNAAVNYHFGTKTDLVRAIARKHSERVERLRAELVEAVEAVEATDGPGELRDWVACLIRPTTTYLRELGSPTWFARFTAQVLTDPALRAIIAEESMASSALAKVVAGLNRTLSVLPPDVRAERGDMARQLMIHMTAERERALAEATATPRATWDDAGTGLIDAITGLLLAPVTPPARS; encoded by the coding sequence ATGAACGTGAAGGCCGTCCGGGCGGAGCGCGCGAGCGCCACGCGGGAGAGCATCCTCGCCACGGCGGAGCGGCTGTTCGCCGAGCACGGGGTGCAGGTGGTGTCCAACCGGCACATCAGCGAGGCCGCGGGCCAGGGCAACAACGCCGCGGTCAACTACCACTTCGGCACCAAGACCGACCTGGTCCGCGCGATCGCCCGCAAGCACTCGGAGCGCGTCGAGCGGCTGCGCGCCGAGCTCGTCGAGGCCGTCGAGGCCGTCGAGGCCACCGACGGCCCGGGCGAGCTGCGCGACTGGGTGGCCTGCCTGATCCGCCCGACGACGACGTACCTGCGGGAGCTCGGCTCCCCGACGTGGTTCGCCCGGTTCACCGCCCAGGTGCTCACCGACCCGGCCCTGCGCGCCATCATCGCCGAGGAGTCGATGGCCTCCTCGGCGCTCGCGAAGGTGGTGGCGGGGCTGAACCGGACCCTCTCGGTCCTCCCGCCGGACGTCCGCGCCGAGCGCGGCGACATGGCGCGCCAGCTGATGATCCACATGACCGCGGAGCGCGAGCGGGCCCTGGCCGAGGCCACCGCGACCCCGCGCGCGACCTGGGACGACGCGGGCACCGGGCTGATCGACGCGATCACCGGCCTGCTCCTGGCCCCGGTGACCCCGCCCGCACGGTCGTGA
- a CDS encoding SDR family NAD(P)-dependent oxidoreductase, whose product MITADTPIGEWVAHPEGGPLIRALLAGAGFDESVLAPIRQVPLGRLVALSQGKLGQDVVDDLVARVNDGVVPAATGARERTVPGRFEGRTVVVTGAASGIGRATASRITREGGRVVAVDVSAGRLDEFAARSPGLVPVAADITDAAGIERILAAAGTRIDGLANVAGIADDFSPAHEVSDELWRRVFAVNVDGTFRLIRAVVPAMLEAGSGSIVNIASEAALRGSAAGVAYTASKHAVVGITRNCAVMYGPRGIRVNAVAPGGVATGIGQSGTPSAFGQDRLGAFFGLMPPIATAEQLAASITFLLSDDGANVNGVVLPSDGGWSAQ is encoded by the coding sequence ATGATCACCGCGGACACGCCGATCGGCGAGTGGGTGGCCCACCCCGAAGGCGGCCCGCTCATCCGGGCCCTGCTCGCCGGCGCGGGCTTCGACGAGAGCGTGCTCGCGCCGATCCGGCAGGTTCCGCTGGGCCGGCTCGTCGCGCTCAGCCAGGGAAAACTCGGCCAGGACGTCGTCGACGACCTGGTCGCGCGCGTCAACGACGGGGTCGTCCCCGCGGCCACCGGTGCCCGGGAGCGGACCGTCCCCGGCCGGTTCGAGGGCCGGACGGTCGTGGTGACCGGCGCGGCTTCCGGCATCGGCCGCGCCACGGCGTCGCGCATCACCCGCGAAGGCGGCCGGGTCGTCGCGGTCGACGTCTCGGCGGGCCGGCTCGACGAGTTCGCCGCGCGGTCGCCCGGACTCGTCCCGGTCGCCGCGGACATCACCGACGCCGCCGGGATCGAGCGGATCCTGGCCGCCGCCGGGACGCGGATCGACGGGCTGGCCAACGTCGCCGGGATCGCCGACGACTTCTCACCGGCCCACGAGGTCAGCGACGAGCTGTGGCGGCGCGTCTTCGCGGTCAACGTCGACGGCACGTTCCGGCTCATCCGCGCGGTCGTCCCGGCGATGCTCGAAGCGGGATCCGGGTCGATCGTGAACATCGCCTCCGAGGCCGCGTTGCGTGGCTCGGCCGCCGGGGTCGCTTACACCGCTTCGAAACACGCGGTCGTCGGGATCACCCGGAACTGCGCGGTGATGTACGGGCCGCGCGGCATCCGCGTCAACGCCGTCGCGCCGGGCGGGGTGGCGACCGGCATCGGGCAGAGCGGCACACCGTCGGCGTTCGGGCAGGATCGGCTCGGCGCGTTCTTCGGGCTGATGCCGCCGATCGCCACGGCGGAGCAGCTCGCCGCGTCGATCACGTTCCTGCTGAGCGACGACGGCGCGAACGTCAACGGCGTCGTGCTGCCCTCGGACGGCGGGTGGTCGGCCCAGTGA
- a CDS encoding alpha/beta hydrolase: MKLSEIAPELRGKARWLPRLPLERAWGLRLVRWGTTRARPAAAPDVDVEVTPGWRVYRPREPRSDLTLLWIHGGGLVIGAAVQDDRFCADTARELGITVVSAEYRLAPEARYPAALDDCHAAWTWTREHAADPARVIVGGQSAGGGLAAALVQRLRDAGERPPAQWLFCPMLDDRTAARRDLDARRHRGWDNRLNRFGWRAYLGVEPGAEVVPHYAVPARRENLSGLPPAWIGVGDIDLFHDEDAEYARRLRAAGVDTTVHVAPGAPHGFEAWAPDTGFARDYLATARGWLSRFA; this comes from the coding sequence GTGAAGCTCTCCGAGATCGCGCCCGAGCTGCGCGGCAAGGCGCGGTGGCTGCCGCGCCTGCCGCTGGAACGCGCCTGGGGGCTGCGCCTGGTGCGGTGGGGGACCACCCGGGCGCGGCCGGCGGCCGCGCCGGACGTCGACGTCGAGGTCACGCCGGGGTGGCGGGTCTACCGGCCACGCGAGCCGCGGTCCGACCTGACGCTCCTGTGGATCCACGGCGGCGGCCTGGTCATCGGCGCCGCGGTCCAGGACGACCGGTTCTGCGCGGACACCGCCCGCGAGCTGGGTATCACCGTGGTGTCGGCCGAGTACCGGCTCGCCCCGGAGGCCCGGTACCCGGCGGCGCTCGACGACTGCCACGCCGCCTGGACGTGGACGCGCGAGCACGCCGCCGACCCGGCCCGGGTGATCGTCGGCGGGCAGAGCGCCGGCGGCGGCCTCGCGGCCGCGCTGGTCCAGCGCCTGCGTGACGCGGGGGAGCGGCCGCCGGCCCAGTGGCTGTTCTGCCCGATGCTCGACGACCGCACGGCCGCCCGCCGCGACCTCGACGCCCGGCGGCACCGGGGCTGGGACAACCGCCTCAACCGCTTCGGCTGGCGCGCCTACCTCGGCGTCGAACCCGGGGCGGAGGTCGTCCCGCACTACGCGGTCCCCGCCCGCCGCGAGAACCTGAGCGGCCTCCCGCCGGCCTGGATCGGCGTCGGCGACATCGACCTGTTCCACGACGAAGACGCCGAGTACGCCCGCCGGCTGCGCGCGGCGGGCGTCGACACGACCGTCCACGTGGCACCGGGCGCGCCGCACGGGTTCGAGGCCTGGGCCCCGGACACCGGCTTCGCCCGCGACTACCTCGCCACCGCGCGGGGGTGGTTGAGCCGGTTCGCCTGA
- a CDS encoding flavin-containing monooxygenase, which yields MSPTSPLPADLGFDPDALRAKYRAERDRRLRPEGSAQYQRPTGRFGYYAEDPYVEGELVREPLRDRVEAVVVGGGFGGLLAAARLRQAGVGTIRVIEKGSDFGGTWYWNRYPGIHCDLESYVYLPLLEEVGHVPGWKYAPGAEILEHARAIGRTFGLYDDACFRTAVRELRWDDGEWLVRTDRDDEIRARYVVVSSGTLDHPKLPGIPGIDTFTGHTFHTSRWDYGYTGGTADGGLTGLADKRVALIGTGATAVQVVPHLGRDARELVVFQRTPSTVDVRGNGPTDPAWASSLTPGWQRRRRDNFLTVVTGGRAEEDLVGDGWTGSARLLQQLIATDAYADLAPEAREQADEIADFRKMNELRDRVDELVTDPATAEALKPWYRYMCKRPTFSDHYLQTFNRPNVTLVDTADSGGVEAVTERAVVAGGREYEVDCIIFATGFAVGVSDVLAGRLPIVGRDGVSLLQHWRGGPRTLHGFASHGFPNLFHLGPLQNASSVNFVHVLDEQASHIGAVVAEARERGASVVEPTAAAEEAWVETIRRKAPDRYKFQLDCTPGYYNNEGRPRERGQSFGDGPVAFHALLAAWRENGGMDEVM from the coding sequence ATGTCCCCCACCTCGCCCCTGCCCGCCGACCTGGGCTTCGACCCGGACGCCCTGCGCGCGAAGTACCGCGCCGAGCGCGACCGGCGCCTGCGGCCGGAGGGCAGCGCGCAGTACCAGCGCCCCACCGGCCGCTTCGGGTACTACGCCGAAGACCCGTACGTCGAGGGCGAGCTCGTCCGCGAGCCGCTGCGCGACCGCGTCGAGGCCGTGGTGGTCGGCGGCGGGTTCGGCGGCCTGCTCGCCGCCGCGCGGTTGCGCCAGGCCGGCGTCGGGACCATCCGCGTGATCGAAAAGGGCAGCGACTTCGGCGGCACGTGGTACTGGAACCGCTACCCCGGCATCCACTGCGACCTCGAGTCCTACGTGTACCTCCCGCTGCTGGAGGAGGTCGGCCACGTCCCCGGCTGGAAGTACGCGCCCGGCGCGGAGATCCTGGAGCACGCCCGCGCGATCGGCCGGACGTTCGGCCTGTACGACGACGCGTGCTTCCGCACCGCGGTCCGGGAGCTGCGCTGGGACGACGGCGAGTGGCTCGTCCGCACCGACCGCGACGACGAGATCCGCGCACGCTACGTCGTCGTCTCCAGCGGGACGCTCGACCACCCGAAACTGCCCGGCATCCCCGGCATCGACACGTTCACCGGGCACACCTTCCACACCAGCCGGTGGGATTACGGCTACACCGGCGGCACCGCCGACGGCGGCCTGACCGGGCTGGCCGACAAGCGCGTCGCGCTCATCGGCACCGGCGCGACCGCCGTCCAGGTCGTCCCCCACCTCGGGCGCGACGCCCGCGAACTGGTCGTCTTCCAGCGGACGCCGTCGACCGTGGACGTCCGCGGGAACGGGCCCACCGATCCGGCGTGGGCGTCGTCGCTCACCCCCGGCTGGCAGCGGCGGCGCCGGGACAACTTCCTCACCGTCGTCACCGGCGGCCGGGCCGAGGAGGACCTGGTCGGCGACGGCTGGACCGGCAGCGCCCGCCTGCTGCAGCAGCTGATCGCGACCGACGCGTACGCGGACCTCGCCCCCGAAGCCCGCGAGCAGGCCGACGAGATCGCCGACTTCCGGAAGATGAACGAGCTGCGCGACCGGGTCGACGAGCTCGTCACCGACCCGGCCACGGCCGAGGCGCTCAAGCCCTGGTACCGCTACATGTGCAAGCGTCCGACGTTCAGCGACCACTACCTCCAGACGTTCAACCGGCCGAACGTCACCCTGGTGGACACGGCCGACAGCGGCGGTGTGGAAGCCGTCACCGAACGGGCCGTCGTCGCCGGCGGCCGGGAGTACGAGGTCGACTGCATCATCTTCGCGACCGGGTTCGCCGTCGGCGTCTCGGACGTCCTGGCCGGGCGCCTGCCGATCGTCGGGCGCGACGGCGTCTCGCTGCTGCAGCACTGGCGCGGCGGGCCTCGGACACTGCACGGTTTCGCGAGCCACGGGTTCCCGAACCTGTTCCACCTCGGACCCCTGCAGAACGCGAGCTCGGTGAACTTCGTCCACGTCCTGGACGAGCAGGCGAGCCACATCGGGGCGGTCGTCGCCGAAGCCCGCGAGCGCGGGGCGTCCGTTGTGGAGCCCACCGCGGCGGCCGAGGAGGCGTGGGTCGAGACGATCCGCCGGAAGGCGCCCGACCGGTACAAGTTCCAGCTCGACTGCACCCCGGGCTACTACAACAACGAGGGCAGGCCCCGGGAACGCGGCCAGTCGTTCGGCGACGGGCCGGTCGCCTTCCACGCGCTCCTCGCCGCGTGGCGGGAGAACGGCGGGATGGACGAGGTCATGTGA
- a CDS encoding DUF6010 family protein, whose translation MIAVLAPILIGVLYVLLNSLIREPHRQRVNAVMIAGAGAAYLSGGALGPWELVFCAVMTYVAFRGLGSWTFIGIGWLLHTGWDVVHHLKGQPILPFAHDSSFGCAFCDPVIAIWCFTGGRSVWTSLRSRPGRPAADVSPSSP comes from the coding sequence ATGATCGCGGTACTCGCGCCGATCCTGATCGGCGTCCTCTACGTCCTGCTCAACTCGCTGATCCGCGAGCCGCACCGGCAGCGCGTCAACGCGGTGATGATCGCCGGCGCCGGCGCGGCCTACCTGTCGGGCGGCGCGCTCGGGCCGTGGGAACTGGTGTTCTGCGCGGTCATGACCTACGTCGCGTTCCGCGGGCTCGGCTCGTGGACGTTCATCGGGATCGGCTGGCTCCTGCACACCGGCTGGGACGTCGTCCACCACCTCAAGGGCCAGCCGATCCTCCCGTTCGCCCACGACTCGTCGTTCGGCTGCGCGTTCTGCGACCCGGTGATCGCGATCTGGTGCTTCACCGGCGGCCGGTCCGTGTGGACGTCCCTGCGCTCACGCCCCGGCCGCCCGGCCGCCGACGTCTCACCGAGCTCGCCGTAG